The following are encoded together in the Coregonus clupeaformis isolate EN_2021a chromosome 24, ASM2061545v1, whole genome shotgun sequence genome:
- the LOC121538488 gene encoding FERM domain-containing protein 4B isoform X1 yields MTEGRLCQVHLLDDRKLELLVQPKLLSRELLDLVSSHFNLKEKEYFGLTFVDDSGQCKYLQLDRRVLEHDFSKKATGPIVLNFLVRFYIESITLLKDNTTVELFFLNAKAAVYNGDIEVESENVFKLAANALQEAKGDYSSDGTTRTDLRKLPTLPNKVLKEHPSLTYCEDRVIEHYKQLKGVSRGQAIVQYLTLVESLPTYGVHYYDVKDKQGIPWWLGISYKGIGQYDLQDKLKPRKLYQWKQLENLYFREKKFAVEVNDPHRRAVTKRTFGQTGLVIHTWYASHSLIKTIWVMAISQHQFYLDRKQSKQGKITAAKSLGDIAMDLTEHGGGTKITRLGDNLKHNLIMASTGSLASTGSADSAVDEEQKKEKISELKKKEQEIQDVLTQKTKELKKICLREAELTGKLPKEYPLSACERPPHVRRRVGTAFKLDDLFPYNEDPYLRNLESKFALQQMIVEAAKKLASEAELCKTVKRKRRRNCQDAMRKLQQVEDEMNQYRIKKGKKPTQRASVIIADEFIHLETSSLSDSKIMHDDDSDGAQRPRSRSVQCSPQLSPAHSLDHHNNKSLNRLAFDGQDASHHYHPREVSSAHSSPYKTLPRPSRDPRSMPSTPVMTRNAYSSSQLRSDGNSQSFRHRSGSLESQQRLLKDTDSEKPVFTQSPARRNNSTVALEDCSSYTSQSSLDYPGNPHYCTLDSRTRNHQLHRRVEVYGNTGSMPNLVQNHIGCSDAYEPQAHYAPTAYYVAGYPCPDMEPYSNGAYVYENEMEGHYNVNPSYQVHNYGHERYRTYSSDRADSLAQNPYATMRLPRTRHGPRNEPLQKNMQKALVAEHLRGWYHRSGGHIEAGRGLSGYDYDNGSQLSLGYQTMPAHISHSSRTTSYSSVSSSTSTGNWRSQLTVGVTDYDNMAESPQHPHLVAHSTYNRSPTHTRFPPECNLLKRSDTMPVESVEMFGAVANSTEEDH; encoded by the exons ATGACAGAGGGGAGACTCTGCCAGGTGCATCTCCTTGACGACAGGAAACTTGAGCTGCTGGTTCAG CCCAAGCTGTTGTCCCGTGAACTCTTAGATCTGGTGTCCTCCCATTTTAacctcaaagagaaggaatactTCGGACTAACATTTGTTGATGACAG TGGCCAGTGTAAGTACTTGCAGTTGGACCGGAGAGTTCTAGAACATGACTTCTCTAAGAAGGCTACTGGGCCTATCGTCCTCAACTTCCTGGTCAG GTTTTACATTGAGAGTATAACACTACTGAAAGACAACACGACGGTGGAATTATTCTTCCTAAATGCAAAAGCTGCCGTCTACAAT GGGGATATAGAGGTGGAAAGTGAGAATGTATTCAAATTAGCAGCAAACGCCTTGCAG GAAGCAAAGGGGGATTACTCAAG TGATGGAACCACCAGAACGGATCTGAGGAAGCTCCCAACTCTTCCCAACAAGGTGCTAAAGGAGCACCCATCACTTACATACTG TGAGGATCGAGTGATAGAGCACTACAAACAGCTGAAAGGAGTCTCCCGAGGACAGGCCATAGTGCA GTATTTGACTCTAGTGGAATCCTTACCCACATATGGTGTTCATTATTATGACGTAAAG GACAAGCAAGGCATTCCATGGTGGCTTGGGATCAGCTACAAAGGAATTGGCCAATATGATTTGCAGGACAAATTGAAACCAAGGAAG CTGTACCAGTGGAAGCAACTGGAGAACTTGTATTTTCGGGAGAAGAAATTTGCTGTTGAGGTGAATGACCCTCACAG GCGGGCAGTGACCAAGCGTACATTCGGCCAGACTGGCTTGGTCATCCACACATGGTACGCCAGCCACTCACTGATCAAAACCATCTGGGTCATGGCCATCAGTCAGCACCAGTTTTACTTGGACAGGAAGCAAAGCAAG CAGGGTAAAATAACTGCAGCGAAAAGTTTGGGTGATATTGCCATGGATCTAACAGAACATGGAGGAGGAACCAAGATAACCAGACTAGGAGATAACCTAAAGCACAACCTCATTATGGCTAGCACTGGCAGCCTGGCGTCAACAG GGTCGGCAGATTCAGCGGTGGACGAAGAACAGAAAAAGGAGAAGATCTCTGAGCTAAAGAAGAAGGAACAAGAGATCCAAGATGTCTTGACCCAGAAAACAAAGGAGCTGAAGAAAATCTGCTTACGAGAGGCA GAGCTCACGGGCAAACTGCCAAAAGAGTATCCCTTGTCTGCATGCGAGAGACCTCCTCATGTCAGACGACGCGTTGGCACGGCCTTCAAACTGGATGACCTCTTCCCATACAACGAG GACCCTTATCTGAGGAACCTGGAGAGCAAGTTTGCTCTGCAGCAGATGATCGTAGAGGCAGCTAAAAAGCTGGCCTCGGAGGCAGAGCTCTGTAAAACGgtgaagaggaagagaaggaggaactGTCAGGACGCCATGAGGAAACTGCAGCAGGTTGAAGACGAGATGAACCAGTACAGAATCAAGAAGGGCAAGAAGCCTACCCAAAGAGCCTCTGTGATTATCGCAG ATGAATTTATCCATTTAGAGACCAGCTCCCTGTCAGACAGTAAGATTATGCATGACG ATGACTCTGATGGTGCTCAGAGGCCCCGGTCACGGTCTGTCCAGTGCTCCCCTCAGCTCAGCCCTGCACACTCCCTAGATCACCACAACAACAAGAGTCTCAACAGGTTAGCGTTTGACGGCCAGGATGCTTCACACCACTACCACCCCAGAGAGGTGTCATCCGCACACAGCAGCCCCTACAAAACCTTACCCAGACCTTCACGGGACCCACGCAGCATGCCCTCCACCCCTGTTATGACCCGCAACGCCTACAGCAGCAGCCAGCTCAG GTCGGATGGGAACTCTCAGTCCTTCAGGCACCGCAGTGGGAGTCTGGAGTCACAGCAACGGCTATTAAAGGATACTGACTCAGAGAAGCCAGTGTTCACCCAGTCCCCTGCCCGCAGGAACAACAGCACAGTAGCCCTAGAGGACTGCTCCTCCTACACCAGCCAGTCCAGCTTGGACTACCCAGGCAACCCCCACTACTGCACCCTGGACTCTCGGACCCGCAACCATCAGCTGCACAGGAGGGTGGAGGTCTACGGTAACACAGGCAGTATGCCTAATCTGGTCCAGAACCATATCGGCTGTAGTGATGCGTACGAGCCCCAGGCACACTACGCGCCAACTGCTTACTATGTGGCAGGCTACCCCTGTCCGGACATGGAGCCCTACTCCAACGGTGCTTACGTGTATGAGAACGAGATGGAGGGCCACTACAATGTCAACCCCTCCTACCAAGTCCACAATTACGGACACGAGCGATACAGGACCTACAGTAGTGATCGGGCGGACAGCCTTGCTCAGAACCCCTACGCTACCATGAGATTGCCCCGGACCAGACATGGGCCCCGCAATGAGCCCTTACAGAAGAACATGCAAAAGGCCCTGGTGGCTGAGCACCTGAGAGGCTGGTACCACCGTAGCGGGGGCCACATAGAGGCAGGTAGAGGTCTGTCTGGGTATGACTACGATAACGGCTCTCAGCTCAGCCTTGGATACCAGACCATGCCAGCCCACATCAGCCACTCCAGCCGAACCACCTCTTACTCCTCAG tttcctcaTCAACCAGCACAGGAAACTGGCGCAGCCAGCTAACTGTGGGTGTAACAGACTATGATAACATGGCAGAGTCACCACAGCACCCTCACCTAGTAGCCCATAGCACCTACAACCGGAGCCCCACCCATACCAG ATTTCCCCCAGAATGCAATTTGTTGAAGAGGTCTGATACGATGCCGGTAGAGTCAGTAGAGATGTTTGGTGCTGTGGCCAATAGCACTGAGGAAGACCATTAG
- the LOC121538488 gene encoding FERM domain-containing protein 4B isoform X2, whose protein sequence is MTEGRLCQVHLLDDRKLELLVQPKLLSRELLDLVSSHFNLKEKEYFGLTFVDDSGQCKYLQLDRRVLEHDFSKKATGPIVLNFLVRFYIESITLLKDNTTVELFFLNAKAAVYNGDIEVESENVFKLAANALQEAKGDYSSDGTTRTDLRKLPTLPNKVLKEHPSLTYCEDRVIEHYKQLKGVSRGQAIVQYLTLVESLPTYGVHYYDVKDKQGIPWWLGISYKGIGQYDLQDKLKPRKLYQWKQLENLYFREKKFAVEVNDPHRRAVTKRTFGQTGLVIHTWYASHSLIKTIWVMAISQHQFYLDRKQSKGKITAAKSLGDIAMDLTEHGGGTKITRLGDNLKHNLIMASTGSLASTGSADSAVDEEQKKEKISELKKKEQEIQDVLTQKTKELKKICLREAELTGKLPKEYPLSACERPPHVRRRVGTAFKLDDLFPYNEDPYLRNLESKFALQQMIVEAAKKLASEAELCKTVKRKRRRNCQDAMRKLQQVEDEMNQYRIKKGKKPTQRASVIIADEFIHLETSSLSDSKIMHDDDSDGAQRPRSRSVQCSPQLSPAHSLDHHNNKSLNRLAFDGQDASHHYHPREVSSAHSSPYKTLPRPSRDPRSMPSTPVMTRNAYSSSQLRSDGNSQSFRHRSGSLESQQRLLKDTDSEKPVFTQSPARRNNSTVALEDCSSYTSQSSLDYPGNPHYCTLDSRTRNHQLHRRVEVYGNTGSMPNLVQNHIGCSDAYEPQAHYAPTAYYVAGYPCPDMEPYSNGAYVYENEMEGHYNVNPSYQVHNYGHERYRTYSSDRADSLAQNPYATMRLPRTRHGPRNEPLQKNMQKALVAEHLRGWYHRSGGHIEAGRGLSGYDYDNGSQLSLGYQTMPAHISHSSRTTSYSSVSSSTSTGNWRSQLTVGVTDYDNMAESPQHPHLVAHSTYNRSPTHTRFPPECNLLKRSDTMPVESVEMFGAVANSTEEDH, encoded by the exons ATGACAGAGGGGAGACTCTGCCAGGTGCATCTCCTTGACGACAGGAAACTTGAGCTGCTGGTTCAG CCCAAGCTGTTGTCCCGTGAACTCTTAGATCTGGTGTCCTCCCATTTTAacctcaaagagaaggaatactTCGGACTAACATTTGTTGATGACAG TGGCCAGTGTAAGTACTTGCAGTTGGACCGGAGAGTTCTAGAACATGACTTCTCTAAGAAGGCTACTGGGCCTATCGTCCTCAACTTCCTGGTCAG GTTTTACATTGAGAGTATAACACTACTGAAAGACAACACGACGGTGGAATTATTCTTCCTAAATGCAAAAGCTGCCGTCTACAAT GGGGATATAGAGGTGGAAAGTGAGAATGTATTCAAATTAGCAGCAAACGCCTTGCAG GAAGCAAAGGGGGATTACTCAAG TGATGGAACCACCAGAACGGATCTGAGGAAGCTCCCAACTCTTCCCAACAAGGTGCTAAAGGAGCACCCATCACTTACATACTG TGAGGATCGAGTGATAGAGCACTACAAACAGCTGAAAGGAGTCTCCCGAGGACAGGCCATAGTGCA GTATTTGACTCTAGTGGAATCCTTACCCACATATGGTGTTCATTATTATGACGTAAAG GACAAGCAAGGCATTCCATGGTGGCTTGGGATCAGCTACAAAGGAATTGGCCAATATGATTTGCAGGACAAATTGAAACCAAGGAAG CTGTACCAGTGGAAGCAACTGGAGAACTTGTATTTTCGGGAGAAGAAATTTGCTGTTGAGGTGAATGACCCTCACAG GCGGGCAGTGACCAAGCGTACATTCGGCCAGACTGGCTTGGTCATCCACACATGGTACGCCAGCCACTCACTGATCAAAACCATCTGGGTCATGGCCATCAGTCAGCACCAGTTTTACTTGGACAGGAAGCAAAGCAAG GGTAAAATAACTGCAGCGAAAAGTTTGGGTGATATTGCCATGGATCTAACAGAACATGGAGGAGGAACCAAGATAACCAGACTAGGAGATAACCTAAAGCACAACCTCATTATGGCTAGCACTGGCAGCCTGGCGTCAACAG GGTCGGCAGATTCAGCGGTGGACGAAGAACAGAAAAAGGAGAAGATCTCTGAGCTAAAGAAGAAGGAACAAGAGATCCAAGATGTCTTGACCCAGAAAACAAAGGAGCTGAAGAAAATCTGCTTACGAGAGGCA GAGCTCACGGGCAAACTGCCAAAAGAGTATCCCTTGTCTGCATGCGAGAGACCTCCTCATGTCAGACGACGCGTTGGCACGGCCTTCAAACTGGATGACCTCTTCCCATACAACGAG GACCCTTATCTGAGGAACCTGGAGAGCAAGTTTGCTCTGCAGCAGATGATCGTAGAGGCAGCTAAAAAGCTGGCCTCGGAGGCAGAGCTCTGTAAAACGgtgaagaggaagagaaggaggaactGTCAGGACGCCATGAGGAAACTGCAGCAGGTTGAAGACGAGATGAACCAGTACAGAATCAAGAAGGGCAAGAAGCCTACCCAAAGAGCCTCTGTGATTATCGCAG ATGAATTTATCCATTTAGAGACCAGCTCCCTGTCAGACAGTAAGATTATGCATGACG ATGACTCTGATGGTGCTCAGAGGCCCCGGTCACGGTCTGTCCAGTGCTCCCCTCAGCTCAGCCCTGCACACTCCCTAGATCACCACAACAACAAGAGTCTCAACAGGTTAGCGTTTGACGGCCAGGATGCTTCACACCACTACCACCCCAGAGAGGTGTCATCCGCACACAGCAGCCCCTACAAAACCTTACCCAGACCTTCACGGGACCCACGCAGCATGCCCTCCACCCCTGTTATGACCCGCAACGCCTACAGCAGCAGCCAGCTCAG GTCGGATGGGAACTCTCAGTCCTTCAGGCACCGCAGTGGGAGTCTGGAGTCACAGCAACGGCTATTAAAGGATACTGACTCAGAGAAGCCAGTGTTCACCCAGTCCCCTGCCCGCAGGAACAACAGCACAGTAGCCCTAGAGGACTGCTCCTCCTACACCAGCCAGTCCAGCTTGGACTACCCAGGCAACCCCCACTACTGCACCCTGGACTCTCGGACCCGCAACCATCAGCTGCACAGGAGGGTGGAGGTCTACGGTAACACAGGCAGTATGCCTAATCTGGTCCAGAACCATATCGGCTGTAGTGATGCGTACGAGCCCCAGGCACACTACGCGCCAACTGCTTACTATGTGGCAGGCTACCCCTGTCCGGACATGGAGCCCTACTCCAACGGTGCTTACGTGTATGAGAACGAGATGGAGGGCCACTACAATGTCAACCCCTCCTACCAAGTCCACAATTACGGACACGAGCGATACAGGACCTACAGTAGTGATCGGGCGGACAGCCTTGCTCAGAACCCCTACGCTACCATGAGATTGCCCCGGACCAGACATGGGCCCCGCAATGAGCCCTTACAGAAGAACATGCAAAAGGCCCTGGTGGCTGAGCACCTGAGAGGCTGGTACCACCGTAGCGGGGGCCACATAGAGGCAGGTAGAGGTCTGTCTGGGTATGACTACGATAACGGCTCTCAGCTCAGCCTTGGATACCAGACCATGCCAGCCCACATCAGCCACTCCAGCCGAACCACCTCTTACTCCTCAG tttcctcaTCAACCAGCACAGGAAACTGGCGCAGCCAGCTAACTGTGGGTGTAACAGACTATGATAACATGGCAGAGTCACCACAGCACCCTCACCTAGTAGCCCATAGCACCTACAACCGGAGCCCCACCCATACCAG ATTTCCCCCAGAATGCAATTTGTTGAAGAGGTCTGATACGATGCCGGTAGAGTCAGTAGAGATGTTTGGTGCTGTGGCCAATAGCACTGAGGAAGACCATTAG
- the LOC121538488 gene encoding FERM domain-containing protein 4B isoform X3, which yields MTEGRLCQVHLLDDRKLELLVQPKLLSRELLDLVSSHFNLKEKEYFGLTFVDDSGQCKYLQLDRRVLEHDFSKKATGPIVLNFLVRFYIESITLLKDNTTVELFFLNAKAAVYNGDIEVESENVFKLAANALQEAKGDYSSDGTTRTDLRKLPTLPNKVLKEHPSLTYCEDRVIEHYKQLKGVSRGQAIVQYLTLVESLPTYGVHYYDVKDKQGIPWWLGISYKGIGQYDLQDKLKPRKLYQWKQLENLYFREKKFAVEVNDPHRRAVTKRTFGQTGLVIHTWYASHSLIKTIWVMAISQHQFYLDRKQSKQGKITAAKSLGDIAMDLTEHGGGTKITRLGDNLKHNLIMASTGSLASTGSADSAVDEEQKKEKISELKKKEQEIQDVLTQKTKELKKICLREAELTGKLPKEYPLSACERPPHVRRRVGTAFKLDDLFPYNEDPYLRNLESKFALQQMIVEAAKKLASEAELCKTVKRKRRRNCQDAMRKLQQVEDEMNQYRIKKGKKPTQRASVIIADEFIHLETSSLSDSKIMHDDDSDGAQRPRSRSVQCSPQLSPAHSLDHHNNKSLNRLAFDGQDASHHYHPREVSSAHSSPYKTLPRPSRDPRSMPSTPVMTRNAYSSSQLRSDGNSQSFRHRSGSLESQQRLLKDTDSEKPVFTQSPARRNNSTVALEDCSSYTSQSSLDYPGNPHYCTLDSRTRNHQLHRRVEVYGNTGSMPNLVQNHIGCSDAYEPQAHYAPTAYYVAGYPCPDMEPYSNGAYVYENEMEGHYNVNPSYQVHNYGHERYRTYSSDRADSLAQNPYATMRLPRTRHGPRNEPLQKNMQKALVAEHLRGWYHRSGGHIEAGRGLSGYDYDNGSQLSLGYQTMPAHISHSSRTTSYSSVSSSTSTGNWRSQLTVGVTDYDNMAESPQHPHLVAHSTYNRSPTHTRRIYMDGNYMSIH from the exons ATGACAGAGGGGAGACTCTGCCAGGTGCATCTCCTTGACGACAGGAAACTTGAGCTGCTGGTTCAG CCCAAGCTGTTGTCCCGTGAACTCTTAGATCTGGTGTCCTCCCATTTTAacctcaaagagaaggaatactTCGGACTAACATTTGTTGATGACAG TGGCCAGTGTAAGTACTTGCAGTTGGACCGGAGAGTTCTAGAACATGACTTCTCTAAGAAGGCTACTGGGCCTATCGTCCTCAACTTCCTGGTCAG GTTTTACATTGAGAGTATAACACTACTGAAAGACAACACGACGGTGGAATTATTCTTCCTAAATGCAAAAGCTGCCGTCTACAAT GGGGATATAGAGGTGGAAAGTGAGAATGTATTCAAATTAGCAGCAAACGCCTTGCAG GAAGCAAAGGGGGATTACTCAAG TGATGGAACCACCAGAACGGATCTGAGGAAGCTCCCAACTCTTCCCAACAAGGTGCTAAAGGAGCACCCATCACTTACATACTG TGAGGATCGAGTGATAGAGCACTACAAACAGCTGAAAGGAGTCTCCCGAGGACAGGCCATAGTGCA GTATTTGACTCTAGTGGAATCCTTACCCACATATGGTGTTCATTATTATGACGTAAAG GACAAGCAAGGCATTCCATGGTGGCTTGGGATCAGCTACAAAGGAATTGGCCAATATGATTTGCAGGACAAATTGAAACCAAGGAAG CTGTACCAGTGGAAGCAACTGGAGAACTTGTATTTTCGGGAGAAGAAATTTGCTGTTGAGGTGAATGACCCTCACAG GCGGGCAGTGACCAAGCGTACATTCGGCCAGACTGGCTTGGTCATCCACACATGGTACGCCAGCCACTCACTGATCAAAACCATCTGGGTCATGGCCATCAGTCAGCACCAGTTTTACTTGGACAGGAAGCAAAGCAAG CAGGGTAAAATAACTGCAGCGAAAAGTTTGGGTGATATTGCCATGGATCTAACAGAACATGGAGGAGGAACCAAGATAACCAGACTAGGAGATAACCTAAAGCACAACCTCATTATGGCTAGCACTGGCAGCCTGGCGTCAACAG GGTCGGCAGATTCAGCGGTGGACGAAGAACAGAAAAAGGAGAAGATCTCTGAGCTAAAGAAGAAGGAACAAGAGATCCAAGATGTCTTGACCCAGAAAACAAAGGAGCTGAAGAAAATCTGCTTACGAGAGGCA GAGCTCACGGGCAAACTGCCAAAAGAGTATCCCTTGTCTGCATGCGAGAGACCTCCTCATGTCAGACGACGCGTTGGCACGGCCTTCAAACTGGATGACCTCTTCCCATACAACGAG GACCCTTATCTGAGGAACCTGGAGAGCAAGTTTGCTCTGCAGCAGATGATCGTAGAGGCAGCTAAAAAGCTGGCCTCGGAGGCAGAGCTCTGTAAAACGgtgaagaggaagagaaggaggaactGTCAGGACGCCATGAGGAAACTGCAGCAGGTTGAAGACGAGATGAACCAGTACAGAATCAAGAAGGGCAAGAAGCCTACCCAAAGAGCCTCTGTGATTATCGCAG ATGAATTTATCCATTTAGAGACCAGCTCCCTGTCAGACAGTAAGATTATGCATGACG ATGACTCTGATGGTGCTCAGAGGCCCCGGTCACGGTCTGTCCAGTGCTCCCCTCAGCTCAGCCCTGCACACTCCCTAGATCACCACAACAACAAGAGTCTCAACAGGTTAGCGTTTGACGGCCAGGATGCTTCACACCACTACCACCCCAGAGAGGTGTCATCCGCACACAGCAGCCCCTACAAAACCTTACCCAGACCTTCACGGGACCCACGCAGCATGCCCTCCACCCCTGTTATGACCCGCAACGCCTACAGCAGCAGCCAGCTCAG GTCGGATGGGAACTCTCAGTCCTTCAGGCACCGCAGTGGGAGTCTGGAGTCACAGCAACGGCTATTAAAGGATACTGACTCAGAGAAGCCAGTGTTCACCCAGTCCCCTGCCCGCAGGAACAACAGCACAGTAGCCCTAGAGGACTGCTCCTCCTACACCAGCCAGTCCAGCTTGGACTACCCAGGCAACCCCCACTACTGCACCCTGGACTCTCGGACCCGCAACCATCAGCTGCACAGGAGGGTGGAGGTCTACGGTAACACAGGCAGTATGCCTAATCTGGTCCAGAACCATATCGGCTGTAGTGATGCGTACGAGCCCCAGGCACACTACGCGCCAACTGCTTACTATGTGGCAGGCTACCCCTGTCCGGACATGGAGCCCTACTCCAACGGTGCTTACGTGTATGAGAACGAGATGGAGGGCCACTACAATGTCAACCCCTCCTACCAAGTCCACAATTACGGACACGAGCGATACAGGACCTACAGTAGTGATCGGGCGGACAGCCTTGCTCAGAACCCCTACGCTACCATGAGATTGCCCCGGACCAGACATGGGCCCCGCAATGAGCCCTTACAGAAGAACATGCAAAAGGCCCTGGTGGCTGAGCACCTGAGAGGCTGGTACCACCGTAGCGGGGGCCACATAGAGGCAGGTAGAGGTCTGTCTGGGTATGACTACGATAACGGCTCTCAGCTCAGCCTTGGATACCAGACCATGCCAGCCCACATCAGCCACTCCAGCCGAACCACCTCTTACTCCTCAG tttcctcaTCAACCAGCACAGGAAACTGGCGCAGCCAGCTAACTGTGGGTGTAACAGACTATGATAACATGGCAGAGTCACCACAGCACCCTCACCTAGTAGCCCATAGCACCTACAACCGGAGCCCCACCCATACCAG